In Hippopotamus amphibius kiboko isolate mHipAmp2 unplaced genomic scaffold, mHipAmp2.hap2 H_1, whole genome shotgun sequence, a genomic segment contains:
- the ZNF304 gene encoding zinc finger protein 304 isoform X1, protein MAAAAPMDRAQGCVTFEDVFVYFSREEWELLEEAQRHLYRDVMLENFAHVASLGCWCEADSEEDPSEQSIFVEGVSEVRTPESCPFIQKAHPCEICDPLLKDILHLGEHQGSCPAQKLYTGDPCGRGFLLSENFYQHQKQYSVKNPIRGDDDGVSLVKSCAVHMLGRPFTCREEGMDLLDSSGLFQHQSTHSGMSPCRRVKSVQCFPHSSSLGLHQGDHDELMLLNCGDDGKAFLNTFALLDNQITQAEMGAFRCLPCGNLSKEKSALIHHRKIPSGETSHVCKVCGKAFIHVSHLKTHQKFHTGKRQYTCSECGKAFSRKDTLVQHQRVHTGERSYDCNECGKAYSRSSHLVQHQRIHTGERPYKCSECGKAFSRKDTLVQHQRFHTGERPYECSECGKFFSQSSHLIEHWRIHTGARPYECIECGKFFSHNSSLIKHRRVHTGARSYVCGKCGKAFGCKDTLVQHQIIHTGARPYECSECGKAFSRKDTLVQHRKIHTGERPYECGECGKFFSHSSNLIVHQRIHSGVKPYECSECGKCFSHNSSLILHQRVHSGARPYVCGECGKAYISSSHLVQHKKVHTGARPYECSECGKFFSRNSSLILHQRVHTGEKPYVCSACGKAYSRSSHLVRHQKVHTGEGPHECNSFGGPLAASIELV, encoded by the coding sequence GTTGTTGGTGTGAAGCAGACAGTGAGGAGGACCCTTCTGAGCAGAGCATTTTTGTAGAAGGAGTATCAGAGGTCAGGACTCCTGAGTCATGTCCATTTATCCAGAAAGCCCACCCTTGTGAGATATGTGACCCACTCTTGAAAGATATTTTGCACCTGGGTGAACACCAGGGATCATGCCCTGCACAGAAACTGTACACAGGTGACCCCTGTGGGCGAGGATTCCTGCTCAGTGAGAACTTTTATCAGCACCAGAAGCAATATAGCGTGAAGAATCCCATCAGAGGGGATGATGATGGGGTCTCACTTGTGAAGAGCTGTGCAGTCCACATGTTAGGGAGACCTTTCACttgcagggaggaagggatggactTGCTGGATAGCTCTGGCCTCTTCCAGCACCAAAGCACTCACAGTGGAATGAGTCCCTGCAGAAGGGTTAAGTCCGTGCAGTGTTTTCCACACAGCTCCAGTCTTGGGCTACACCAGGGAGACCATGATGAACTGATGCTTCTCAATTGTGGTGATGATGGGAAAGCCTTCCTAAACACCTTCGCTCTCCTCGACAACCAGATAACTCAGGCTGAAATGGGAGCTTTTAGGTGCCTGCCATGTGGAAATCTGTCGAAGGAGAAGTCAGCTCTTATTCATCACAGAAAAATTCCTAGTGGAGAAACGTCACATGTGTGTAAGGTGTGTGGAAAGGCCTTCATTCACGTGTCTCACTTAAAAACCCATCAGAAATTTCACACTGGAAAAAGGCAATATacatgcagtgaatgtgggaaggccttcagccGCAAAGACACACTTGTTCAGCACCAGAGggttcacactggagaaaggtcTTATGACTGCAATGAGTGTGGAAAAGCCTACAGCAGAAGTTCCCACCTTGTGCAGcaccagagaattcacactggagaaaggccttataagtgcagtgaatgtgggaaagcctttagccGTAAAGACACACTTGTTCAGCACCAGAGATTTCatactggagaaaggccttatgagtgcagtgaatgtggaaaaTTCTTTAGCCAAAGCTCTCACCTTATTGAGCACTGGAGAATTCACACTGGGGCAAGGCCTTATGAGTGCATTGAATGTGGAAAATTCTTTAGCCATAACTCCAGCCTCATTAAGCATAGGAGAGTTCACACAGGAGCAAGGTCGTATGTATGCGGCAAATGTGGGAAGGCTTTTGGCTGCAAAGACACACTTGTTCAGCACCAGATAATTCACACTGGAGCAAGGCCATATGAGTGCAGTGAGTGTGGAAAGGCTTTCAGCCGTAAAGACACGCTTGTGCAGCACCGGAAAATCCACACTGGCGAAAGGCCTTATGAATGCGGTGAATGTGGAAAATTCTTTAGCCATAGCTCCAACCTCATTGTGCACCAGAGAATTCACTCTGGAGTGAAGccttatgagtgcagtgaatgtgggaaatgcTTTAGCCACAACTCTAGCCTTATTCTACACCAGAGAGTTCACAGTGGAGCAAGGCCTTATGTGTGcggtgaatgtgggaaagcctacATTAGTAGCTCCCACCTTGTTCAACACAAGAAAGTTCACACTGGAGCAAGAccttatgagtgcagtgaatgtgggaagttCTTTAGCCGCAACTCCAGCCTCATTCTACACCAGAGggttcacactggagaaaagccttaCGTGTGCAGTGCATGTGGGAAAGCCTACAGCAGAAGCTCCCATCTTGTTCGGCACCAGAAAGTTCACACTGGAGAAGGGCCTCATGAATGCAATAGCTTTGGTGGTCCTTTAGCTGCATCTATTGAACTTGTTTAG
- the LOC130843005 gene encoding zinc finger protein 548-like, producing the protein MRPAQGPTAVAEVVMDPLQFWQDCVVFEDVAVYFSQEEWGLLDEAQRHLYHAVMTENFALVTSIGCWHGALGEEASSEQSVSVGMSEVRTPKPDPSSRKAQPCEMCDPLSKGLLHLPEHDRMYPDQGLYVCGANIFQHQKEQIRDKLCRRDAGQPSFWTNSSIHTVERSLTCRRGRKDFPDSTGLLQQPAPHSVGKPHRDTECGEAFGSRQSDYKCTQCGKAFSREKILFEHQKTHTGVRFYECSKCGEFFKYSANFIKHQRIHNGESPYECRECGKFFRYNYRLVRHERIHTGERPYECSECGKSFMYNSTFIRHQRGHIVGRPYKCSECGKFFKYNSTLVKHQRVHTGERPYKCSECGKFFRYNSAFIKHQRVHSGERPYECSECGKFFRYTSTLTRHQRIHTVEKPYKCDECGDFFKYKSKLIKHWQNHTGERSYECSECGKSFKYHCRLIRHKRVHSGERPYECSECGKFFRYNSNLIKHWRNHTGERPYECRECGKAFSHKNVLLQHQKTHTGERPYECRKCRKAFIRKSHLMHHQKIHNEDDMSALNVENSRYNSNLTE; encoded by the exons ATGAGGCCGGCTCAG GGTCCCACAGCAGTGGCAGAAGTGGTTATGGACCCCTTACAG TTTTGGCAGGACTGTGTGGTCTTTGAGGACGTGGCTGTGTACTTCTCCCAGGAGGAGTGGGGCCTCCTTGATGAAGCTCAGAGACACTTGTACCATGCTGTGATGACGGAGAACTTTGCACTTGTGACCTCCATAG GTTGTTGGCATGGAGCCCTGGGTGAGGAGGCATCTTCTGAGCAAAGTGTTTCTGTAGGGATGTCAGAGGTTAGGACTCCAAAGCCAGACCCATCCTCCAGGAAGGCCCAGCCCTGTGAGATGTGTGACCCACTGTCCAAAGGCCTTTTGCACCTGCCTGAGCATGACAGAATGTACCCTGATCAAGGGCTGTATGTTTGTGGGGCAAATATTTTCCAGCACCAGAAGGAGCAGATTAGAGACAAACTTTGCAGAAGGGATGCGGGCCAGCCTTCATTTTGGACCAACAGCAGCATTCACACGGTAGAGAGGAGCTTGACATGTCGCAGAGGCAGAAAGGACTTCCCAGACAGCACAGGCCTGCTGCAGCAGCCAGCCCCTCACAGTGTGGGGAAGCCACACAGGGACACTGAGTGTGGAGAAGCCTTTGGTAGTAGACAGAGTGATTACAAGTGCACgcagtgtgggaaagccttcagccGAGAAAAAATACTCTTTGAGCACCAGAAAACCCACACTGGTGTAAGGTTTTATGAGTGCAGCAAATGTGGGGAATTCTTCAAGTACAGTGCCAACTTCATaaaacatcagagaattcacaatGGAGAAAGCCCTTATGAGTGCAGAGAATGTGGAAAATTTTTTCGATATAACTACAGACTGGTAAGACATGAGAGAATTCACACCGGAGAAAGGCCATATGAGTGCAGCGAATGTGGGAAATCGTTCATGTATAACTCCACATTCATTAGACATCAGAGAGGTCACATTGTAGGAAGGCCTTAtaagtgcagtgaatgtgggaaatttTTTAAGTATAACTCCACGCTCGTTAAacatcagagagttcacactggagaaaggccttataagtgcagtgaatgtggaaaaTTCTTTAGGTACAACTCTGCATTCATTAAACATCAGAGAGTTCACAgcggagaaaggccttatgagtgcagtgaatgtggaaaaTTCTTTAGGTACACCTCCACACTCACTAGACATCAAAGAATTCATACTGTAGAAAAGCCTTATAAATGTGACGAATGTGGGGATTTCTTTAAGTACAAGTCCAAGCTTATTAAGCACTGGCAAAACCACACTGGAGAAAGGTCTTAcgagtgcagtgaatgtgggaaatcctttAAGTACCACTGCAGACTCATTAGACATAAGAGAGTGCACagtggagaaaggccttatgagtgcagcGAATGTGGGAAATTCTTTCGTTACAACTCCAACCTCATTAAACACTGGAGAAATCACACCGGAGAGAGGCCTTATGAGTGCAGagagtgtgggaaagcctttagccACAAGAATGTACTTCTTCAGCATCAGAAAACCCATACTGGtgaaaggccttatgagtgcagAAAATGTCGGAAGGCCTTCATTAGGAAGTCTCACCTCATGCATCACCAGAAAATCCACAATGAAGATGATATGAGTGCCCTTAATGTGGAGAACTCTAGATACAACTCCAACCTCACTGAGTAG